A single region of the Nitrospirota bacterium genome encodes:
- a CDS encoding formate--tetrahydrofolate ligase, which produces MPLDPTKHADWEVAEAAEKSMKTVYELGEQLGLEKEELLPHGHYVAKLDFAKILGRLKDKPDCKYVDVTAITPTPLGEGKSTTTMGLTQGLGKRGRNVVAAIRQPSGGPTMNIKGSAAGGGLSQCIPLTPFSLGLTGDINAIMNAHNLAMVALTSRMQHEFNYSDEQLAKRNLRRLNIDPRNVEMKWIIDFCAQTLRNIVIGRGTKMDGFMMDSGFAIAVSSEVMAILSVAKDLADMRARMGRIVVAYDKQGNPVTTEDLEVAGAMTAWMVEALNPNLMQTIEGQPVLVHAGPFANIAIGQSSIIADRIGLKLGEYHLTESGFGADIGFEKFWNLKCRFSGLKPHAAVLVATIRALKCHGGAPIPVPGRPMPEEYKAENVGWVEEGTKNLIHHINTIKKAGINPVVCINAFHTDTENEIKAVRRLAEQAGARVAVSTHWQHGGEGALELADAVVDACNEPNEFKLLYDLSTPLRTRIEMIAEQVYGADGVEYTPEALKKAKRMEGDPDISKLGTCMVKTHLSLSDNPAVKGVPAGWKLFVRDILTYKGAGFVVPVAGDIKLMPGTGSDPAYRRVDVDAKSGKVKGLF; this is translated from the coding sequence ATGCCGCTGGACCCAACGAAGCACGCCGACTGGGAAGTTGCCGAAGCAGCCGAGAAGAGCATGAAGACGGTCTACGAGCTGGGGGAGCAGCTCGGGCTTGAGAAAGAGGAGCTTCTGCCCCACGGCCACTACGTGGCGAAGCTGGACTTCGCGAAGATCCTCGGCCGCCTGAAGGACAAGCCCGACTGCAAGTACGTCGACGTCACCGCCATCACTCCGACCCCTCTGGGAGAGGGCAAGTCCACCACCACCATGGGCCTGACCCAGGGGCTCGGGAAGCGGGGCAGGAACGTCGTCGCCGCCATCCGGCAGCCCTCCGGCGGTCCCACCATGAACATCAAGGGCTCCGCTGCCGGCGGCGGCCTGAGCCAGTGCATTCCTCTGACGCCGTTCTCCCTGGGGCTGACCGGCGACATCAACGCCATCATGAACGCCCATAACCTCGCCATGGTCGCCCTGACCTCCCGGATGCAGCACGAGTTCAACTACTCCGACGAGCAGCTTGCCAAGCGGAACCTCCGGCGCCTGAACATCGACCCCCGCAACGTGGAGATGAAGTGGATTATCGACTTCTGCGCCCAGACCCTGAGGAACATCGTCATCGGCAGGGGGACCAAGATGGACGGCTTCATGATGGACTCGGGCTTCGCCATCGCCGTCAGCTCCGAGGTGATGGCCATTCTCTCGGTGGCCAAGGACCTCGCGGACATGCGGGCCAGGATGGGCAGAATCGTCGTGGCCTACGACAAGCAGGGCAACCCGGTGACCACCGAGGACCTGGAGGTGGCCGGGGCGATGACGGCCTGGATGGTGGAGGCCCTCAACCCCAACCTCATGCAGACCATCGAGGGGCAGCCCGTCCTGGTGCACGCCGGCCCCTTCGCCAACATAGCCATCGGCCAGAGTTCCATCATCGCCGACCGCATCGGCCTGAAGCTCGGCGAGTACCACCTCACCGAGAGCGGCTTCGGCGCGGACATCGGGTTTGAGAAGTTCTGGAACCTCAAGTGCCGGTTCTCCGGCCTCAAGCCCCACGCCGCGGTGCTCGTGGCCACCATCCGCGCCCTCAAGTGCCACGGCGGCGCTCCCATCCCCGTCCCGGGCCGCCCCATGCCCGAGGAGTACAAGGCGGAGAACGTGGGCTGGGTCGAGGAAGGCACGAAGAACCTCATCCATCACATCAATACCATCAAGAAGGCCGGCATCAACCCGGTGGTCTGCATCAACGCCTTCCACACGGACACGGAAAACGAGATCAAGGCGGTCCGCCGGCTGGCCGAGCAGGCCGGGGCCCGGGTGGCCGTCTCCACCCACTGGCAGCACGGCGGCGAAGGTGCCCTGGAGCTTGCCGACGCCGTCGTGGACGCCTGCAACGAGCCCAACGAGTTCAAGCTCCTCTACGACCTCTCCACCCCCCTGAGGACGCGCATCGAGATGATAGCCGAGCAGGTCTACGGCGCCGACGGCGTGGAGTACACCCCCGAGGCCCTCAAGAAGGCCAAGCGCATGGAGGGCGACCCCGACATCTCCAAGCTCGGCACCTGCATGGTGAAGACCCACCTGAGCCTCTCGGACAACCCCGCCGTCAAAGGGGTGCCCGCCGGATGGAAGCTCTTCGTCCGCGACATCCTCACGTACAAGGGCGCAGGGTTCGTGGTCCCGGTGGCCGGCGACATAAAGCTCATGCCC
- a CDS encoding cyclic nucleotide-binding domain-containing protein yields MTSAEDLKHQRLFEDIELSELQSLVPVIEEIELKEGDTLFTEGEDTRGIYLIRSGRVEISKVTADGWKQRLAVFAQGHFIGELSIMEKTVHEASAKALEGSELLLLPKEEFWKLEKENVALAFQIVKKIAIIMSKNLRHMNRRFIDALINY; encoded by the coding sequence ATGACAAGCGCGGAAGACCTGAAACACCAAAGGCTGTTCGAGGACATAGAGTTATCCGAACTGCAAAGCCTGGTGCCGGTCATCGAGGAAATCGAGCTGAAAGAAGGCGACACTCTGTTTACCGAAGGAGAGGACACGCGGGGCATCTATCTCATCCGCTCCGGGAGGGTCGAGATATCCAAGGTGACGGCCGACGGCTGGAAACAGCGCCTCGCGGTCTTCGCCCAGGGGCACTTCATCGGCGAGCTCTCCATCATGGAAAAGACGGTGCACGAGGCCTCGGCAAAGGCACTGGAAGGCTCGGAGCTTCTTCTTCTGCCCAAGGAGGAGTTCTGGAAGCTGGAGAAGGAAAACGTGGCCCTCGCTTTCCAGATCGTCAAGAAAATCGCCATCATCATGAGCAAGAACCTCAGGCACATGAACCGGCGTTTCATAGACGCCCTTATTAACTACTGA